The Acidobacteriota bacterium genome has a segment encoding these proteins:
- the hrcA gene encoding heat-inducible transcription repressor HrcA: MVIDPQSPAKQVSAGIRSSETFEERGERILGDAVEAYIQSGLPVGSRRLARRGRYGLSAATVRNVLSDLEQEGYLSKPHTSAGRVPTDKGYRFYVNRILARGGVEPISVEGREDWLHHSQNRETLLARASRLLADLTHQVGMVLAPNVADAPLKHMEFLAISPRRVLAVFVAGSGLVHHKAFDVPEPYSAEDLQRAGRFLKEEFAGLTLRQMRGRLLEKMAEDRARYDTLRRRALALGQRCLEDETESSDLYVEGTENLLDGGEIEVEEMRALLATFEEKKRIVELLGACIARPGKAVFIGTENPDEPFRCCSLVLVPYCSPQGERGALGIVGPTRMEYSKVLGTVSGVAHLVSKAMA; this comes from the coding sequence ATGGTAATTGACCCGCAGAGTCCCGCGAAGCAGGTTTCGGCCGGGATTCGTTCAAGTGAGACGTTCGAGGAACGCGGTGAGCGCATCCTGGGGGACGCGGTCGAAGCCTACATCCAGAGCGGCCTCCCGGTGGGCTCGCGCCGTCTGGCGCGCCGCGGCCGCTACGGTCTCAGTGCGGCCACGGTGCGCAACGTCCTGAGCGACCTCGAACAGGAAGGCTATCTTTCGAAGCCCCATACATCGGCGGGGCGCGTTCCCACGGACAAGGGCTACCGCTTCTACGTGAACCGGATCCTTGCCCGGGGCGGGGTCGAGCCGATCTCCGTGGAAGGCCGCGAGGACTGGCTCCACCACTCACAGAACCGGGAAACGCTTCTCGCGCGGGCGTCGCGCCTCCTGGCGGATCTGACGCACCAGGTGGGCATGGTGCTCGCGCCGAACGTCGCCGACGCGCCGCTCAAGCACATGGAATTTCTTGCAATCTCCCCCCGAAGAGTTCTGGCCGTTTTCGTTGCGGGAAGCGGCCTCGTGCACCACAAGGCATTCGACGTGCCGGAACCCTATTCCGCCGAGGACCTCCAGCGCGCGGGAAGGTTTCTGAAGGAGGAGTTTGCCGGCCTGACGCTGCGGCAGATGCGCGGGCGCCTCCTCGAAAAAATGGCCGAAGACCGCGCGCGGTACGACACGCTTCGCCGGCGCGCCCTGGCGCTCGGGCAGAGGTGCCTCGAGGACGAAACCGAAAGCTCCGACCTCTACGTGGAGGGCACGGAGAACCTTCTCGACGGCGGAGAAATCGAGGTCGAGGAAATGCGCGCGCTTCTGGCCACGTTTGAGGAGAAGAAGCGAATCGTCGAGCTCCTGGGCGCATGCATAGCCCGGCCGGGCAAGGCGGTCTTTATCGGAACCGAAAATCCCGACGAGCCCTTCCGGTGCTGCTCGCTCGTGCTGGTGCCCTACTGTTCGCCGCAGGGGGAGCGCGGCGCGCTCGGGATCGTGGGGCCGACGCGCATGGAATACTCCAAGGTCCTGGGGACGGTGAGCGGCGTCGCCCACCTGGTGAGCAAAGCGATGGCGTAG
- a CDS encoding CRTAC1 family protein, which produces MAPMAPKRRLSAKLVVLLLLSATAWFGWSCSKGSQSPVPASLEAMADLVFTQIDRLESERDVVCWSSFCKLDNFMAQRVHTPTAVLVKIHAMQVLADRVWEKASLGADGAHVTPEDLAGVVRGDFDRPTADQIEEAQVRLEELGFKDFSDYRSTSEHWRIILSVIQDAVCGMDLYEERPVLLKPLGEEAAVELSGIVSSLALELLRESSRIAREERNPSVEGWHVREALKRVAERHGLEAPPTPEPTLWEGGFAETRQLGEREVEFLRDLTEKMIHQKIKSLKRFNTAAIEENIERFINALKIVPVDDRGVEYLVEELRKFYIDLADDVRGPLIDEKDYERIQRKLPYRLLLNGDVEFTFGPYGRIDSTPYADPHIDVDLSELKTIILIERDMDALRDNSLHWQVLAEVWQQGQGKPMTPFAGEFISEAVSILAVYYLVGARELAKAGGKTLITDKDLAELTRMRDLILVPEIRQPPWGEKRKLEKEALLRTYPPPLFTDVTRGSGIDFHHRSNTKTENTQLSGEGKPKFAGGGLAVGDVDGDGRMDVYLVSGRDNKLYKGLGDGKFRDVTAEAGVADSSEGRSALFADVDNDGDLDLFLANALGASRLWENDGEGKFTDVEASGVEAAPPMPGMSFFFDYDRDGDLDLFVSGYGPWEKKINPTLGGRNGYANMLFENRGGLKFADVSERAGVADTGWAQAAAAFDFDRDGDEDFYISNDFGANALYENLGDGTFRNITSDALTYDRGHSMNVSFVDANADGFPDMYVSNIDLYTTRIKYRFPRGETFSNISDAILQGIRYMEDCRFFINKGGKFFVDKANWWFEPGEDGWCWHGGFFDYENDGDPDMYLCNGWRPDAHVNRNKLFLNQNGYYYHMDAGSPESFMGTSRSFASFDMDDDGDLDMVVNNFHDRATVLRNEQKGGNRWLRLRLRGTEDNRNGVGAEVVVRAGDLVIRKYVTCGLGFFSQEPEILYFGLGRNTRADEVRVTWPNGTSQVVKGAASNTLLTITQET; this is translated from the coding sequence ATGGCTCCGATGGCACCCAAGCGCAGGCTTTCCGCGAAGCTGGTCGTCTTGCTGCTTCTTTCGGCCACGGCATGGTTCGGCTGGAGCTGCTCAAAGGGGTCGCAGTCTCCCGTGCCGGCCAGCCTGGAGGCGATGGCGGACCTCGTCTTCACCCAGATTGACCGCCTCGAGAGCGAAAGGGACGTCGTCTGCTGGTCCAGCTTCTGCAAGCTCGACAACTTCATGGCCCAGAGGGTGCACACCCCGACCGCGGTGCTCGTAAAAATTCATGCCATGCAGGTTCTTGCCGACCGGGTTTGGGAAAAAGCCTCCCTCGGGGCCGATGGGGCGCACGTGACCCCCGAGGACCTCGCCGGCGTCGTCCGGGGCGATTTCGACCGGCCGACCGCCGACCAAATCGAGGAGGCGCAGGTGCGGCTCGAGGAATTGGGGTTCAAGGATTTTTCGGACTACCGCTCGACGAGCGAGCACTGGCGGATTATCCTCTCCGTCATTCAGGACGCGGTGTGCGGGATGGACCTCTACGAGGAGCGCCCCGTGCTGCTGAAGCCGCTCGGCGAGGAGGCCGCCGTGGAGCTCTCGGGCATCGTCTCGTCCCTCGCGCTCGAGCTGCTGCGGGAGTCCTCGCGCATAGCCCGGGAGGAGAGGAATCCCAGCGTGGAAGGCTGGCACGTCCGCGAGGCGCTCAAGCGCGTGGCGGAGCGGCACGGCCTGGAGGCCCCGCCGACCCCGGAGCCCACGCTCTGGGAGGGCGGCTTTGCGGAGACCAGACAGCTTGGAGAGCGGGAGGTCGAATTTCTCCGTGACCTGACGGAGAAGATGATTCACCAGAAGATCAAATCTCTCAAGCGGTTCAACACCGCGGCGATCGAGGAGAACATCGAGCGATTCATCAACGCACTCAAGATTGTTCCCGTGGACGACCGGGGCGTCGAGTATCTGGTAGAGGAGCTTCGAAAATTCTACATCGACCTTGCGGACGACGTCCGGGGGCCCCTGATCGACGAGAAGGACTACGAGCGAATCCAGCGCAAGCTTCCCTACCGCCTGCTCCTGAACGGCGACGTGGAGTTTACGTTCGGCCCCTACGGCCGGATCGACAGCACGCCGTATGCGGACCCGCACATAGACGTGGACCTCAGCGAGCTCAAAACGATTATCCTTATCGAGCGCGACATGGACGCCCTGCGCGACAACTCCCTTCACTGGCAGGTCCTCGCCGAGGTCTGGCAGCAGGGACAGGGGAAGCCCATGACGCCGTTTGCGGGCGAGTTCATCTCCGAGGCCGTGTCCATCCTGGCCGTCTACTACCTGGTGGGAGCGAGGGAGCTGGCCAAGGCCGGAGGAAAAACCCTGATCACGGACAAGGACCTCGCGGAGCTCACGAGGATGAGAGACTTAATCCTGGTCCCGGAAATCAGGCAGCCGCCGTGGGGCGAGAAGCGCAAGCTCGAAAAAGAGGCCCTTCTCCGGACCTATCCTCCTCCCCTCTTCACCGACGTCACGCGGGGTTCGGGAATTGATTTTCATCACAGGTCCAACACGAAGACCGAGAACACGCAGTTGTCGGGGGAGGGCAAGCCCAAGTTCGCCGGCGGCGGCCTCGCCGTGGGCGACGTGGACGGCGACGGCCGGATGGACGTTTACCTCGTGAGCGGCCGGGACAACAAGCTCTACAAGGGCCTCGGGGACGGAAAATTCCGGGACGTCACCGCGGAGGCGGGCGTCGCCGACTCGTCCGAGGGCCGCTCGGCCCTGTTCGCCGACGTGGACAACGACGGGGACCTGGACCTTTTCCTGGCTAACGCCCTCGGGGCGTCGCGGCTCTGGGAGAACGACGGGGAGGGAAAATTCACCGACGTCGAGGCGTCGGGGGTCGAGGCGGCCCCTCCCATGCCCGGGATGTCGTTCTTTTTCGATTACGACAGGGACGGCGACCTGGACCTGTTCGTGAGCGGCTACGGGCCGTGGGAGAAGAAGATCAATCCCACGCTCGGGGGCCGGAACGGATACGCGAACATGCTTTTCGAGAACAGGGGCGGCCTGAAGTTCGCCGACGTCTCGGAGAGGGCCGGCGTGGCGGACACGGGCTGGGCCCAGGCGGCGGCGGCGTTCGATTTCGACCGGGACGGCGACGAGGACTTCTACATCTCGAACGATTTCGGCGCGAACGCCCTGTACGAGAACCTGGGGGACGGGACTTTTCGAAACATCACGTCGGACGCCCTCACGTACGACCGGGGCCACAGCATGAACGTGAGCTTCGTGGACGCGAACGCGGACGGTTTTCCTGACATGTACGTCTCGAACATCGACCTCTACACCACCAGAATCAAGTACCGCTTTCCGCGGGGCGAGACCTTTTCCAACATCTCGGACGCCATCCTCCAGGGGATCCGCTACATGGAGGACTGCCGTTTCTTCATCAACAAGGGAGGAAAATTCTTCGTGGACAAGGCCAACTGGTGGTTCGAGCCGGGCGAGGACGGCTGGTGCTGGCACGGCGGGTTCTTCGACTACGAGAACGACGGCGACCCCGACATGTACCTGTGCAACGGGTGGAGGCCGGACGCGCACGTGAACCGCAACAAGCTCTTCCTGAACCAGAACGGCTATTACTATCACATGGACGCGGGCTCGCCCGAGTCCTTCATGGGGACGAGCCGCAGCTTCGCGAGCTTCGACATGGACGACGACGGCGACCTCGACATGGTCGTCAACAACTTCCACGACAGGGCGACGGTCCTCCGGAACGAGCAGAAGGGCGGCAACCGCTGGCTGAGGCTCCGGCTCCGGGGCACCGAGGACAACCGGAACGGCGTGGGCGCGGAGGTCGTCGTGCGGGCCGGGGACCTGGTAATCAGGAAGTACGTCACGTGCGGCCTGGGGTTCTTCTCGCAGGAGCCGGAGATTCTCTATTTCGGCCTCGGGCGGAACACGAGGGCGGACGAGGTCCGGGTGACGTGGCCCAACGGGACGAGCCAGGTCGTGAAGGGCGCCGCGTCCAACACCCTTCTGACCATCACGCAGGAGACGTAG
- a CDS encoding transporter, with protein MARFLGALLLCLAAALPAAAQESRAADETPLPLTTERAPTIPRGAAVLEAYAEYLDTHAVPFVSPEGSLLRAPVVSLRYGAADNVEFQVEGAAQVWGFADEDDEKVEDEHEVGDFTLWTKWLALKEKKKRPAVALRWGVKLPNASDESGLGTDETDVFGSVVVSKRLGKKTGLDANLGVAILGDPTEARRQNDVLTYGASLTRIMSKNTALLMEVAGTSGKGHAPPRSVARLGFKWFPYRSRFHFFAAGLAGLTSRSPDWGALVGAGRAFHRKAK; from the coding sequence ATGGCCCGCTTCCTTGGAGCGCTCTTGTTGTGCCTCGCCGCCGCCCTTCCCGCGGCCGCTCAGGAAAGCCGGGCGGCCGACGAGACGCCGCTTCCCCTTACGACCGAGCGGGCGCCGACGATTCCGCGCGGCGCGGCCGTGCTGGAAGCCTACGCCGAATACCTCGACACGCACGCCGTGCCGTTCGTCTCTCCAGAAGGCTCCCTCCTGCGCGCGCCCGTGGTGAGCCTCCGCTACGGCGCGGCGGACAACGTCGAGTTCCAGGTCGAGGGCGCCGCGCAGGTCTGGGGCTTCGCCGACGAGGACGATGAGAAGGTCGAGGACGAGCACGAGGTCGGGGATTTCACGCTCTGGACGAAGTGGCTCGCCCTGAAGGAAAAAAAGAAGCGGCCGGCCGTGGCGCTGCGCTGGGGCGTAAAGCTCCCGAACGCCTCGGACGAAAGCGGCCTGGGCACCGACGAGACGGACGTGTTCGGCAGCGTCGTCGTCTCCAAAAGGCTGGGCAAGAAAACCGGGCTGGACGCCAACCTCGGCGTGGCCATCCTGGGCGATCCCACGGAGGCGCGCCGGCAAAACGACGTGCTCACCTACGGAGCCTCCCTGACCAGGATCATGTCGAAAAACACCGCCCTGCTCATGGAGGTTGCAGGCACGAGCGGCAAGGGGCATGCGCCGCCGCGAAGCGTGGCGCGGCTGGGCTTCAAGTGGTTCCCCTACCGCAGCAGGTTTCATTTCTTCGCGGCGGGGCTCGCGGGCCTCACGTCGCGCTCGCCGGACTGGGGCGCCCTCGTCGGGGCGGGGCGGGCCTTTCACCGGAAAGCGAAATAG
- a CDS encoding uracil-DNA glycosylase, which yields MDELRDWLRFYQDLGIGEIRLGAGAARAAGAPSRPKGEVLAEWASCVATCTKCRLHAEGRAQTVFADGGPGAELMFVGEGPGAEEDRRGIPFVGRAGQLLTKIIEDGMKMRRADVYIANIVKCRPPGNRTPRPDEIDACMPYLHKQIEIVDPKVVVALGAPAANALLGASLPITRIRGRFRDFRGRLLMPTFHPAYILRNPAKKRELWQDVKKVMAKLRERAGR from the coding sequence ATGGACGAGCTCCGGGACTGGCTGCGGTTCTACCAGGATTTGGGGATCGGGGAAATCCGCCTGGGCGCGGGCGCGGCACGTGCGGCGGGGGCTCCGTCCCGTCCCAAGGGCGAGGTGCTGGCCGAGTGGGCGAGCTGCGTCGCGACGTGCACGAAGTGCCGCCTCCACGCCGAGGGACGCGCGCAGACGGTCTTCGCGGACGGCGGGCCCGGGGCGGAGCTGATGTTCGTGGGCGAGGGCCCGGGCGCCGAGGAGGACCGCCGGGGAATCCCCTTCGTGGGCCGGGCCGGGCAGCTGCTTACGAAAATAATCGAGGACGGGATGAAGATGCGCCGCGCCGACGTCTACATCGCAAACATCGTCAAGTGCCGCCCCCCGGGGAACCGCACCCCGCGCCCCGACGAGATCGACGCCTGCATGCCGTACCTCCACAAGCAGATAGAGATCGTGGACCCCAAGGTCGTCGTGGCCCTGGGCGCCCCCGCCGCGAACGCGCTCCTCGGGGCGTCGCTCCCCATCACCCGCATCCGCGGCCGCTTCCGCGACTTCCGCGGCCGCCTCCTGATGCCCACCTTCCACCCCGCCTACATCCTGCGCAACCCGGCCAAGAAGCGCGAGCTCTGGCAGGACGTCAAGAAGGTCATGGCGAAGCTCCGGGAAAGGGCGGGCAGATAA
- a CDS encoding cyclic nucleotide-binding domain-containing protein encodes MSEDFTVTLANNKIFNALSEGELAALSSIATPVHFKRGESIFQESEVGDSFYQVVEGKVSITKRDSTGVEREVASLGGNEILGEMALLSEAPRSASAKCVEDTQLLRILKTDFDDLLEAGNVHAHRVVRHMAKVLCGRVCEMNDALSTLLQREAARSTPELAALRERLMKEWSF; translated from the coding sequence ATGAGCGAAGACTTTACGGTAACACTGGCGAACAACAAGATTTTTAACGCCCTGAGCGAAGGGGAGCTCGCGGCGCTTTCCTCCATTGCGACCCCCGTGCACTTCAAGCGCGGCGAGAGTATTTTCCAGGAGAGCGAGGTGGGCGATTCCTTTTACCAGGTCGTGGAAGGCAAGGTCTCGATCACGAAGCGCGACTCGACGGGCGTGGAGCGCGAGGTCGCGTCCCTGGGCGGGAACGAGATCCTGGGCGAGATGGCGCTTCTCTCGGAGGCGCCGCGCTCGGCCTCGGCGAAGTGTGTCGAGGACACGCAGCTCCTGCGCATCCTCAAGACCGATTTCGACGACCTGCTCGAGGCGGGCAACGTCCACGCCCACCGCGTGGTGCGCCACATGGCGAAGGTGCTGTGCGGGCGCGTGTGCGAGATGAACGACGCCCTCTCGACACTCCTCCAGCGCGAGGCCGCGCGCTCGACGCCGGAGCTCGCCGCGCTGCGCGAGCGCCTCATGAAGGAGTGGAGTTTCTAG
- the dnaK gene encoding molecular chaperone DnaK: protein MAKIIGIDLGTTNSCVAYLDGDRPRMIASKEGRRVMPSVVGITDKNERVIGTLAKRQMRLNVENTVFAVKRLMGRKFDDPEVQKVKPYLPYQIAAAQNGDIRVVLREERYSPPEISAMILSKLREYADDHLGEAVREAIVTVPAYFDDAQRQATKDASRIAGLEVKRLVNEPTAAALAYGVEMKEGRKIIVYDLGGGTFDVTVLHVGEGVFEVLSTSGDTFLGGYDFDQRIVEWMIEGFKSEHGVDLCEDPMALQRLTEEAEKAKCDLSSATEVDIQLPFLHTAADGNVLHFQKQLTRAQLEEMTKDLIERTETPCLDALKEAKLRPEEIDEVLLVGGQTRMPKIHEKVSNLFNRAPNASLSPDEVVAFGASLQAGILQGEVKDIILLDVTPLSLNIETQGGVCVPMIERNSTVPTKTSKIFTTVLDNQTSVEIHVLQGESKMASANRSLGKFDLRDIPPAPRGLPEIEVTFAIDSNGIVNVSAVDKATGKAQNILIQPSSGLSEGEIERILKRAEESREEEQKLLELVQVRGRLQSLYYQQKRSYEEFKDLLGSEQRGEMEELFKRADEAVRSGSANDCNALFDEIEEASRLISSATLMKG, encoded by the coding sequence ATGGCAAAAATCATCGGCATTGACTTGGGAACGACCAATTCGTGCGTCGCTTACCTCGACGGCGATAGGCCGCGCATGATCGCCTCGAAGGAGGGGCGGCGCGTCATGCCGAGCGTCGTGGGCATCACGGACAAAAACGAGCGCGTCATCGGCACGCTTGCGAAGCGCCAGATGCGTCTTAATGTCGAAAACACGGTCTTTGCCGTGAAGCGCCTGATGGGACGGAAATTCGACGACCCGGAGGTGCAGAAGGTCAAGCCGTACCTGCCCTACCAGATCGCAGCCGCCCAAAACGGCGACATCCGCGTCGTCCTTCGGGAGGAACGCTACAGCCCGCCCGAGATTTCGGCCATGATTTTGAGCAAGCTCCGGGAGTACGCCGATGATCACCTCGGGGAGGCGGTGCGCGAGGCCATCGTGACGGTGCCCGCGTACTTCGACGACGCCCAGCGCCAGGCCACGAAGGATGCGAGCCGCATCGCCGGCCTCGAGGTGAAGCGCCTCGTGAACGAGCCCACGGCCGCCGCCCTCGCCTACGGCGTCGAGATGAAGGAGGGCAGAAAAATCATCGTATACGACCTCGGGGGCGGCACGTTCGACGTCACGGTGCTCCACGTGGGCGAGGGGGTGTTCGAGGTGCTCTCGACGAGCGGCGATACCTTCCTCGGAGGCTACGATTTCGACCAGCGCATTGTCGAGTGGATGATCGAAGGGTTTAAAAGCGAGCACGGCGTGGACCTGTGCGAGGACCCGATGGCGCTCCAGCGGCTCACCGAGGAGGCCGAGAAGGCGAAGTGCGACCTTTCGTCCGCCACGGAGGTGGACATCCAGCTTCCCTTCCTCCACACCGCGGCGGACGGCAACGTGCTTCACTTCCAGAAACAACTCACGCGGGCGCAGCTCGAGGAGATGACGAAGGACCTCATCGAGCGCACCGAGACACCGTGCCTCGACGCCCTGAAGGAAGCGAAGCTGCGGCCCGAGGAGATTGACGAGGTGCTCCTCGTGGGCGGGCAGACGCGCATGCCGAAGATCCATGAAAAGGTCTCCAATCTTTTCAACCGGGCGCCGAACGCGTCGCTCTCGCCGGACGAGGTGGTCGCCTTCGGCGCCTCGCTCCAGGCGGGCATTCTCCAGGGCGAGGTCAAGGACATCATCCTCCTCGACGTCACGCCACTCTCGCTCAACATCGAGACCCAGGGCGGCGTCTGCGTGCCCATGATCGAGCGCAACTCCACCGTGCCCACGAAAACCTCGAAAATCTTCACCACGGTGCTGGACAACCAGACGTCGGTCGAGATTCACGTGCTTCAGGGCGAGAGCAAGATGGCCTCGGCCAACCGCTCGCTCGGCAAATTCGACCTGCGCGACATCCCGCCCGCGCCGCGGGGCCTGCCGGAAATCGAGGTGACGTTCGCGATCGACTCCAACGGCATCGTGAACGTCTCGGCCGTGGACAAGGCCACGGGGAAGGCCCAAAACATCCTCATCCAACCCTCGAGCGGACTCTCGGAGGGCGAGATCGAGCGCATACTCAAGCGCGCCGAGGAAAGCCGCGAGGAGGAGCAAAAGCTCCTCGAGCTCGTCCAGGTTCGAGGCCGACTCCAGTCGCTTTATTACCAGCAGAAGCGCTCCTACGAAGAATTTAAGGACCTCCTGGGGAGCGAGCAGCGCGGCGAGATGGAGGAGTTGTTCAAGCGCGCCGACGAGGCCGTGCGCAGCGGCTCGGCCAACGACTGCAACGCCCTCTTCGACGAGATCGAGGAAGCCTCGCGGCTCATTTCCAGCGCCACGCTGATGAAGGGGTGA
- a CDS encoding CRTAC1 family protein yields MAPMAPKRRLSATLCVLLLLSATAWFGWSCSRERSLSPVPTSLEAMTDLIFDQIDYLESRKDVVCWSSFCKLDNFMARKPHSPTAVLVKIHAMQILADQIWEKASLEAQGTHVTPEDLARVVQKGDFHDLPPFPIQGMEGKFEEIGFSDFSDYRTTSEHWRILLSVIADAVCGMDLYEERPVLLKPLAEEAAVEISGVVSSLALELLQESSRMAREDRSTHVEGWHVREAFKRTAKQHGLAVPSTLKPTIREGGAAETKQLGERETEFLRTLTQKMIHQKIKSLRRFNAGAVEENVTRFINALSIVPVDERGVDYLVEQLRKFYIDLAADCPGGLIDEKDYERIHRGLPYRLLLNGDVLLTFGPYGWTEGQRGPNPYLKVDLSEFKTITLIERDMDAMRDNALHWQILDEVWQQGKGKPMTPFAAEFISEAVSILATYYLVGARELARAADKSVVTDGDLADLTKMKDHFVPPEVMEPSWGEDRKREKEALLRIYSPPLFTDVTKASGIDFRHESHSKTEDTQLTGDGKPKYSGGGLAVGDVDGDGRMDVYLVSGRDNKLYKNNGDGTFRDITKKAGVADSSEGRAALFADIDNDGDLDLFLANVFGASRLWKNDGDGHFTDVAEGSGIKPPSVPGSAFFFDYDKDGDLDLYVAGYGPWDRGTMPTLGARNGYPNKLFENRGNWKFADVTEKAGVGDVGWGHAAAAFDFDRDGDEDIYVANDFGANVLIKNLGDGTFRDISHEALPFDRGHGMNVSFVDVNADGFMDMYVSNIDLYSSKVKYRFPRSETFSNVTDAILQGIRYTEDNRLYVNVKGEFFVDKINWWFEPGEEGWCWHAGFFDYENDGDFDMYVANGWRKSIHMYRNKFFLLHNGYYYHMSAGSPESFAGTSRSFASFDMDNDGDLDLVVNNYHDKAMVLRNEQKGGNRWLKLRLRGTADNRNGVGAEVVVKAGDLVIKKHVTCGLGFLSQEPEILHFGLGRNGEADEVRVTWPNGTSQVVKGAASNTLVTIAQGT; encoded by the coding sequence ATGGCTCCGATGGCACCCAAGCGCAGGCTTTCCGCGACGCTGTGCGTCTTGTTGCTTCTTTCGGCCACGGCATGGTTCGGCTGGAGCTGCTCTAGGGAGCGGTCGCTGTCTCCCGTGCCGACCAGCCTGGAGGCCATGACAGACCTTATTTTCGACCAGATTGACTACCTTGAGAGCCGAAAGGACGTCGTCTGCTGGTCCAGCTTCTGCAAGCTTGATAACTTCATGGCCCGGAAACCGCACTCCCCGACTGCCGTGCTCGTGAAAATTCATGCCATGCAGATCCTGGCCGACCAGATCTGGGAAAAAGCTTCCCTTGAAGCCCAGGGGACGCACGTGACCCCGGAAGACCTCGCCCGCGTCGTCCAAAAGGGCGATTTTCACGACCTGCCACCCTTTCCCATCCAAGGAATGGAGGGAAAATTCGAAGAAATCGGGTTCAGCGATTTTTCGGACTACCGCACCACGAGCGAGCACTGGCGAATTCTTCTCTCCGTAATTGCGGACGCCGTCTGCGGGATGGACCTTTACGAGGAGCGTCCGGTGCTGCTGAAGCCGCTTGCCGAAGAGGCCGCCGTGGAGATCTCAGGCGTCGTCTCGTCCCTGGCGCTCGAGCTGCTGCAGGAGTCCTCGCGCATGGCCCGAGAGGACAGGAGCACTCACGTGGAGGGCTGGCACGTCCGCGAAGCGTTCAAGCGCACGGCGAAACAGCACGGTTTAGCGGTTCCCTCAACCCTGAAGCCCACGATTCGAGAGGGCGGGGCCGCGGAGACCAAACAGCTTGGAGAGCGGGAGACCGAATTTCTCCGTACCTTGACGCAGAAGATGATTCACCAGAAAATCAAATCCCTCCGGCGGTTCAACGCCGGGGCGGTCGAGGAGAACGTCACGCGATTCATCAACGCCCTTTCGATCGTTCCCGTGGACGAGCGGGGCGTCGACTACCTGGTCGAGCAGCTTCGAAAATTCTACATCGACCTTGCGGCCGACTGTCCGGGGGGGTTGATTGACGAAAAGGATTACGAGCGAATCCACCGCGGGCTTCCCTACCGCCTTCTCCTAAACGGCGACGTGCTGCTGACCTTTGGGCCCTACGGCTGGACGGAGGGCCAGCGGGGACCGAATCCATACCTCAAGGTGGACCTCAGCGAGTTCAAAACCATTACCCTAATTGAGCGTGATATGGACGCGATGCGCGACAACGCCCTTCACTGGCAGATCCTCGACGAGGTCTGGCAGCAGGGAAAGGGAAAGCCCATGACGCCCTTTGCGGCCGAGTTCATTTCCGAGGCCGTGTCCATCCTGGCCACCTACTACCTGGTGGGAGCGAGGGAGCTGGCCAGAGCCGCGGACAAATCCGTGGTCACGGACGGGGACCTTGCGGATCTCACGAAGATGAAAGACCACTTCGTGCCCCCGGAAGTCATGGAGCCGTCTTGGGGCGAGGACCGCAAGCGTGAAAAAGAGGCCCTTCTCCGAATCTATTCTCCTCCCCTCTTCACGGACGTCACGAAGGCTTCGGGAATTGATTTTCGTCACGAGTCCCACTCAAAGACCGAGGACACGCAATTGACGGGAGACGGCAAGCCCAAGTATTCGGGCGGCGGCCTCGCGGTGGGTGACGTGGACGGCGACGGCCGGATGGACGTTTACCTCGTAAGCGGCCGGGACAACAAGCTCTACAAAAATAACGGCGATGGAACGTTCCGCGACATTACGAAGAAAGCAGGCGTCGCCGATTCGTCGGAAGGCCGCGCGGCCTTGTTTGCCGACATCGACAACGACGGGGATTTGGACCTTTTTCTGGCGAATGTCTTCGGAGCGTCGCGGCTTTGGAAAAATGATGGGGATGGGCATTTTACGGATGTGGCCGAAGGATCGGGGATTAAGCCGCCTTCGGTGCCGGGGTCAGCGTTCTTTTTTGATTACGACAAGGACGGCGACCTGGACTTGTACGTGGCCGGCTACGGGCCGTGGGATCGGGGCACCATGCCGACGCTCGGCGCCCGCAACGGCTACCCGAACAAACTCTTTGAAAACAGAGGGAATTGGAAGTTCGCCGACGTGACGGAGAAGGCAGGCGTCGGGGACGTGGGCTGGGGTCACGCGGCGGCGGCGTTCGATTTCGACCGGGACGGCGACGAGGATATTTACGTTGCCAACGATTTCGGCGCGAACGTCCTGATCAAGAACCTGGGAGACGGAACGTTTCGCGACATTTCCCACGAGGCCCTTCCGTTCGACCGGGGCCACGGGATGAACGTAAGTTTCGTGGACGTGAACGCGGACGGGTTCATGGACATGTACGTCTCAAACATTGACCTCTATTCCTCGAAAGTCAAATACCGCTTTCCACGAAGCGAAACGTTTTCGAACGTCACGGACGCGATTCTTCAGGGGATTCGCTACACGGAGGACAATCGCCTGTATGTGAATGTAAAGGGGGAGTTCTTCGTGGACAAGATCAACTGGTGGTTCGAGCCCGGAGAGGAAGGCTGGTGCTGGCATGCCGGGTTCTTCGACTACGAGAACGACGGCGACTTCGATATGTACGTGGCCAACGGGTGGAGAAAAAGCATACACATGTACCGGAACAAATTCTTCCTGCTCCACAACGGCTACTACTATCACATGAGTGCGGGTTCGCCCGAATCCTTCGCGGGGACGAGCCGCAGCTTCGCGAGCTTCGACATGGACAACGACGGGGACCTCGACCTGGTCGTCAACAATTATCATGACAAGGCGATGGTCCTGCGAAACGAGCAGAAGGGCGGCAACCGCTGGCTGAAGCTCCGGCTCCGGGGCACGGCGGACAATCGAAACGGCGTGGGGGCGGAGGTCGTTGTGAAGGCCGGGGACCTGGTAATAAAAAAGCACGTCACGTGCGGGCTCGGGTTTTTGTCGCAGGAGCCGGAAATTCTGCACTTCGGCCTCGGGCGGAACGGCGAGGCGGACGAGGTCCGGGTGACGTGGCCCAACGGCACGAGCCAGGTCGTGAAGGGCGCCGCGTCCAACACCCTTGTGACCATCGCCCAGGGGACGTAG